One Cucumis sativus cultivar 9930 chromosome 1, Cucumber_9930_V3, whole genome shotgun sequence DNA segment encodes these proteins:
- the LOC105434442 gene encoding receptor-like serine/threonine-protein kinase SD1-8: protein MASNFRQNLLSLLCFWTLIPLFLKQSMAVDTLKAGQSINDTQFIVSATQKFELGFFTEPKSSNFKYLGIWYKEIPDVVVWVANRDKPIINSSATLNINGDGNLVLVNQTGEAFWFSNSSRSVKNAIAQLLDTGNFVIRDSTSESENYVWQSFDYPFDTLLPGMKLGWDLKTGLNRKLISRRSQMDLSSGKLSYGINTDGLPQLMVREGNKTMFRGWPWFGDGFRRSRSQEANFVYNTSLEISFSYSNDPDNEPSRVVLDSSGFVVHYVWSKRDENWHSSYTFEGSGCNSYELCGNFGLCSSVLVASCGCLDGFERKPNQNISDGCVRKDPETCRKGEGFRKISNVKWPDSSGEFVKIKLGTQNCEKECLNNCSCLAYGALKIPGIGASCVNWFGKLIDIRFNRDAGTGEDLFVRVAASELESSNKKSGVAVVVAMVIISILIFLALISWFIIRRVRRSARGILDKGAVMIEALIEENELEMPIGLIEGATDHFSISNKIGEGGFGPVYKGKLPSGHEIAVKKLAERSRQGIQETDRSWDKTVKIDERRRSLLNWPMRIDIIVGIARGLLYLHRDSRLRIIHRDLKAANILLDSEMKPKISDFGIARMFGEDQTETKTKRVVGTFGYMSPEYVIDGCFSFKSDVFSFGVMLLEIVSGKKNQHFFHTEHHQLNLLGHVWKLWNAGRALEFVDETLRDQIEEYETLKYINIGLLCIQGRPEKRPTMSSVLSMLENDNMEFISPGRPGFYEERFEWFDADSSPPLDVKLTSSSNNVVTVTLFDGR, encoded by the exons ATGGCATCCAACTTCAGGCAAAATCTCCTGTCTTTGCTCTGTTTTTGGACACTAATACCTCTGTTTCTCAAACAGTCAATGGCAGTCGATACCTTAAAAGCAGGCCAGTCCATTAACGATACTCAATTCATTGTTTCAGCCACACAGAAGTTTGAATTGGGTTTCTTCACTGAACCCAAATCCTCAAATTTCAAGTACTTGGGAATATGGTATAAAGAAATTCCCGACGTGGTTGTTTGGGTGGCAAACAGAGATAAACCAATTATAAACTCCTCTGCCACTTTGAATATCAATGGAGATGGAAACTTAGTTCTTGTAAATCAAACAGGTGAAGctttttggttttcaaattcttcaagATCAGTTAAAAACGCCATTGCCCAGCTGCTGGATACAGGTAATTTTGTGATAAGAGATTCGACTTCAGAGTCTGAAAATTACGTGTGGCAGAGCTTTGATTACCCATTTGATACTCTGTTACCGGGGATGAAGCTCGGGTGGGACTTGAAAACAGGTTTAAACAGAAAGTTAATATCAAGGAGAAGTCAAATGGATCTATCTTCAGGAAAACTCAGCTATGGGATTAACACAGACGGGCTTCCTCAACTTATGGTTCGTGAAGGAAACAAGACAATGTTTAGAGGGTGGCCATGGTTTGGGGATGGTTTTAGGCGGAGTAGGTCACAAGAGGCAAATTTCGTGTATAATACTTCACTTGAgatatcattttcatatagCAACGATCCAGATAATGAGCCTTCAAGAGTTGTGTTGGATTCAAGTGGGTTTGTTGTACACTATGTGTGGAGCAAAAGGGACGAAAATTGGCACTCATCTTACACGTTTGAAGGATCTGGGTGCAACAGCTATGAATTATGTGGGAATTTTGGTCTCTGTAGCTCTGTTTTAGTAGCGAGTTGTGGTTGTTTAGATGGGTTTGAACGAAAgccaaaccaaaatatttcaGATGGGTGTGTGAGAAAGGATCCAGAAACCTGCAGAAAAGGAGAGGGATTTAGAAAGATAAGTAATGTGAAATGGCCAGATTCAAGTGGGGAGTTTGTGAAAATCAAATTGGGCACTCAAAATTGCGAGAAGGAGTGTTTGAACAATTGTTCTTGCTTGGCTTATGGTGCATTGAAAATTCCAGGAATTGGGGCTTCCTGTGTAAACTGGTTTGGGAAATTGATTGATATTAGATTTAATCGTGATGCTGGAACTGGAGAAGATCTGTTTGTGAGAGTAGCCGCTTCAGAATTAG AATCAAGTAACAAGAAGAGTGGAGTTGCGGTGGTTGTGGCAATGGTAATCATATCAATACTAATCTTCTTGGCTTTAATCAGCTGGTTTATCATCAGAAGAGTAAGAAGAAGTGCAAGAG GAATTTTAGACAAAGGAGCTGTGATGATTGAAGCTctaattgaagaaaatgaacttGAAATGCCAATTGGTTTAATAGAAGGAGCAACAGatcatttttccatttccaatAAGATAGGAGAAGGAGGTTTTGGGCCAGTTTATAAG GGAAAACTCCCATCTGGCCATGAAATTGCTGTTAAAAAACTAGCAGAAAGATCTCGTCAAGGAATACAAGA GACTGATAGATCTTGGGATAAAACTGTTAAAATAGATGAACGAAGACGTTCGTTGCTCAATTGGCCAATGAGAATTGATATCATAGTTGGTATTGCTCGAGGACTTCTTTATCTCCATCGAGATTCAAGACTTCGAATAATCCATAGGGATCTTAAAGCTGccaatattttattagatagTGAAATGAAGCCAAAGATCTCAGACTTCGGCATTGCACGGATGTTTGGTGAAGATCAAACtgagacaaaaacaaaaagagttgTTGGGACTTT TGGCTATATGTCTCCAGAATATGTAATAGATGGCTGCTTTTCATTCAAATCCGATGTTTTCAGCTTTGGAGTTATGCTTTTGGAAATAGTTAGTGGTAAAAAGaaccaacatttttttcacaCTGAACATCATCAACTAAATCTTCTTGGACAT GTGTGGAAACTTTGGAATGCAGGAAGGGCATTGGAATTTGTAGATGAGACATTGAGAGATCAGATTGAAGAATATGAAACactaaaatacataaatattggACTTTTATGTATTCAAGGACGTCCAGAGAAAAGACCAACTATGTCATCTGTGCTTTCCATGTTAGAGAATGATAATATGGAATTCATATCTCCAGGGCGACCAGGATTCTACgaagaaagatttgaatggTTTGATGCTGATAGTTCACCACCACTAGATGTTAAATTAACTTCTAGTTCAAACAATGTTGTTACTGTTACCTTATTTGATGGTCGATAA
- the LOC101215224 gene encoding G-type lectin S-receptor-like serine/threonine-protein kinase At4g27290 has product MKNLLSFLFFFTLVPLFSQKSIADDSIKQHQSINDTLLIVSAAQTFELGFFNEPKASNLRYLGIWYKGIPDVVVWVANRDNPILNSNATLTFNGDGNLVLINQTGFRFWSSNSTSSIQNPIAQLLDTGNLVLRDLNSGSENYEWQSFDYPSDTLLPGMKLGWDSKTGLNRKLTSWRSPNNPSSGEFSFSINTNGLPQFLVSKRNKTMYRGWPWYDHDFGQGYGNGFDYNLVFNTSMEISFSYNYSARTRIVMDSSGFVNRYVWSDVEEGWRNEFTFNGAGCNDYDLCGDFGICDAVVTASCGCLDGFKPISTQNFSNGCVRKDQDICKVGDGFKRISNVKWPDSTGELVKMKLGVQDCAGECLNNCSCLAYGTVGIPKIGSVCVNWFHKLIDVRYVRDVGSGDDLFVRVAASELKSVQSDDGKRNAAESDDEKRNVAVVVAVPIVSVTIFLALLVGGCFLIKRRANGNDEVVIVMEPPIHENKLEMPIGVVEAATENFSISNKIGEGGFGAVYMGRLPSGQEIAVKKLAERSGQGLQEFKNEVIFISQLQHRNLVKLLGYCIHQEEILLIYEYLPNKSLDCFLFDDQRRSILNWPKRIDIIMGIARGLLYLHQDSRLRIIHRDLKAANILLDSEMKPKISDFGMARMFGEDQTETKTKRVVGTYGYMPPEYAIDGLFSVKSDVFSFGVMVLEIVSGKKNKGFFHPEHRLNLLGHAWKLWNEGRALEIIDIMLEDEWDKHEALRYINIGLLCVQSRPEERPTMSTVFSMLENEKMQLILPQRPGFYEERFIVSDIHSSSSDHHASSINNVTVTLLHGR; this is encoded by the exons ATGAAAAATCTTctatctttcctttttttcttcacactTGTACCTCTGTTTTCCCAAAAATCCATTGCAGACGATAGTATAAAACAACACCAATCCATTAATGACACCCTACTAATTGTTTCAGCCGCCCAAACTTTTGAATTGGGATTCTTCAATGAACCTAAAGCCTCTAATTTAAGGTATTTAGGAATATGGTACAAGGGGATTCCAGATGTTGTCGTTTGGGTCGCAAACAGAGACAACCCAATTCTAAACTCCAATGCTACTTTAACTTTCAACGGAGATGGAAACTTGGTTCTCATCAATCAAACAGGTTTCCGTTTTTGGTCTTCAAACTCAACAAGCTCGATCCAAAATCCCATCGCTCAACTCCTGGATACTGGAAATTTGGTGTTGAGAGATTTAAATTCCGGATCAGAAAATTACGAGTGGCAGAGCTTTGATTATCCTTCTGATACTCTGTTACCGGGAATGAAACTCGGGTGGGATTCTAAAACAGGACTTAACCGAAAATTAACATCTTGGAGAAGTCCAAATAATCCATCCTCAGGAGAATTCAGTTTTAGCATCAACACAAATGGGCTTCCTCAATTCTTGGTTAGTAAGAGAAACAAGACGATGTACAGAGGCTGGCCTTGGTATGATCATGATTTTGGACAGGGTTACGGTAATGGGTTTGATTACAATCTCGTCTTTAATACTTCCATGGAGATATCCTTTTCATATAACTATTCAGCTCGTACAAGAATTGTGATGGATTCAAGCGGTTTCGTCAATCGGTACGTGTGGAGCGATGTAGAAGAAGGATGGCGCAATGAATTCACGTTTAATGGAGCTGGTTGTAACGACTATGACTTGTGTGGAGATTTTGGTATCTGTGACGCTGTAGTAACAGCAAGTTGCGGTTGTTTAGATGGGTTTAAACCAATCTCAAcccaaaatttctcaaatggGTGCGTTAGAAAGGATCAAGATATTTGCAAAGTTGGAGATGGGTTTAAAAGGATAAGTAATGTGAAATGGCCTGATTCAACGGGGGAATTAGTGAAGATGAAACTGGGTGTTCAAGACTGTGCAGGAGAATGCTTGAACAATTGCTCTTGTTTAGCATATGGAACAGTGGGAATTCCTAAAATTGGGAGTGTCTGTGTCAATTGGTTTCACAAATTGATTGATGTTAGATATGTTCGTGATGTTGGGTCTGGAGACGATCTCTTCGTCAGAGTTGCGGCTTCAGAATTAA AATCGGTCCAATCGGATGATGGAAAGCGTAATGCTGCTGAATCCGATGATGAAAAGCGTAACGTCGCTGTGGTTGTGGCTGTGCCGATCGTTTCAGTGACAATCTTTTTGGCTTTATTAGTTGGGGGCTGCTTTCTTATTAAGAGAAGAGCTAACG GAAATGATGAAGTTGTTATAGTAATGGAGCCTCCAATACATGAAAATAAACTTGAGATGCCTATTGGTGTTGTTGAAGCTGCTACagaaaatttttcaatttctaacaAGATAGGAGAGGGTGGTTTTGGAGCTGTTTATATG GGAAGGCTTCCAAGTGGGCAAGAAATTGCAGTAAAAAAACTAGCTGAAAGATCAGGTCAAGGGCTGCAAGAATTCAAAAATgaagtaatttttatttctcaacTTCAACATCGAAATCTTGTGAAGCTTCTTGGTTATTGCATCCACCAGGAAGAAATATTACTAATCTATGAGTACTTGCCAAACAAAAGTTTGGACTGCTTCCTTTTTG ATGATCAAAGGCGTTCTATACTTAACTGGCCGAAGAGAATTGATATCATAATGGGTATAGCTCGAGGACTTCTATATCTTCATCAAGATTCGAGACTTAGAATAATACATAGAGATCTTAAAGCAGCCAATATTCTCTTGGATAGTGAAATGAAACCGAAAATTTCAGACTTTGGCATGGCACGCATGTTTGGTGAAGAtcaaacagaaacaaaaacaaaaagggttGTTGGAACTTA TGGATATATGCCTCCAGAATATGCAATAGACGGCTTATTTTCAGTAAAGTCTGATGTTTTCAGCTTTGGAGTCATGGTTTTAGAGATAGTCAGTGGCAAGAAGAACAAAGGTTTTTTTCATCCAGAGCATCGACTAAATCTTCTTGGACAT GCATGGAAACTTTGGAACGAAGGAAGGGCATTGGAGATCATCGATATAATGTTGGAGGATGAATGGGATAAACATGAAGCTTtaagatatataaatatcGGGTTGCTATGTGTTCAAAGTCGTCCAGAAGAAAGACCAACTATGTCAACTGTGTTTTCAATGttagagaatgaaaaaatgcAACTAATACTTCCTCAACGACCTGGATTCTATGAGGAAAGGTTTATAGTATCTGACATTCATTCATCATCTAGTGATCACCATGCATCCTCCATCAATAATGTTACCGTAACATTGCTACACGGTCGTTAA
- the LOC105434459 gene encoding putative cysteine-rich receptor-like protein kinase 35, producing the protein MKNSVFFDLFGIVERSERKSIIVPVVVPIISVLILLALISFYIIRRVRRRAEDNGVTITEDLIHENELEMPMAIIEAATNNFLISNKIGEGGFGPVYKGRLPSGQEIAVKKLAERSRQGLEEFKNEVLFISQLQHRNLVKLLGFCIHKEETLLIYEYMPNKSLDYFLFDDRRRSLLNWQMRIDIIVGIARGLLYLHRDSRLRIIHRDLKAANILLDREMKPKISDFGTARMFGEYQMETKTKRVIGTYGYMSPEYAMEGYFSFKSDVYSFGVIVLEIVSGQRNQGFFHSGHQLNLLGHAWKLWNEGKSLELIDGVLGDEFQECEALRYINIGLLCVQARPEERPIMSSVLSMLENDNMPLIHPKGPGFYGERFVSDIDSSFSNSNNVTITLIDDGR; encoded by the exons atgaaaaactctgtattttttgatttatttgggATTGTAGAACGGAGTGAAAGGAAGAGTATAATAGTTCCAGTGGTTGTGCCAATCATATCAGTATTAATCTTATTGGCTTTAATCAGCTTTTATATTATAAGGAGAGTAAGAAGAAGAGCTGAAG ATAATGGAGTTACAATCACTGAGGATTTAATTCATGAGAATGAACTTGAGATGCCGATGGCGATAATTGAAGCTGCAACCaacaatttcttaatttctaaTAAGATAGGGGAAGGAGGTTTTGGACCTGTTTACAAG GGGAGACTTCCATCCGGCCAAGAAATTGCAGTAAAGAAGCTAGCAGAAAGGTCACGTCAAGGATTAGAGGAGTTTAAAAATGAGGTCCTTTTTATTTCCCAACTTCAACATCGAAATCTTGTCAAACTTCTTGGTTTCTGCATTCACAAAGAAGAAACATTACTTATTTATGAATACATGCCAAACAAAAGTTTGGACTACTTCCTTTTTG ATGACAGAAGACGTTCTTTACTCAATTGGCAAATGAGAATTGATATTATAGTTGGCATAGCTCGAGGGCTTCTTTATCTTCATCGAGATTCAAGACTTCGAATTATACATAGAGATCTTAAAGCAGccaatattttattagataggGAAATGAAGCCAAAGATTTCAGACTTCGGCACTGCGCGCATGTTTGGTGAATAtcaaatggaaacaaaaacaaaaagagttaTTGGAACCTA TGGTTATATGTCTCCAGAATATGCAATGGAAGGTtacttttcattcaaatcagATGTTTACAGCTTTGGAGTTATTGTTTTAGAGATAGTTAGCGGCCAGAGAAACCAAGGCTTTTTTCACTCGGGACATCAACTCAATCTTCTTGGACAT GCATGGAAACTTTGGAATGAAGGAAAGAGCTTGGAATTAATAGATGGAGTGTTGGGTGATGAATTCCAAGAATGTGAGGCACTTAGATACATAAATATTGGACTTTTATGTGTTCAAGCACGTCCGGAAGAAAGACCAATTATGTCATCTGTGCTCTCAATGTTAGAAAATGATAACATGCCATTGATTCATCCAAAAGGACCCGGGTTCTATGGAGAAAGATTTGTATCTGATATTGACTCCTCCTTTTCTAATTCAAATAATGTTACTATTACATTGATAGATGATGGTCGCTAA